The genomic window TCGTGCCCGCAATGGCGGTGACGATAGCCGCTTCGCGCCCCGCCAGCGCATTAAGCAAACTGGATTTACCGGCGTTCGGCTTACCGGCAATTACCACTTTCATCCCTTCGCGCAGAAGACTGCCCTGGCGCGCTTCGGTGCGCACCCGTTCCAGTCTGGCGATAACGTCGTTCAGGCTGGCTTCAATTTTACCTTCGGAGAGGAAATCAATCTCTTCATCGGGAAAGTCGATGGCCGCTTCGACATAGATACGTAGATTAGTAAGCGCTTTCACTAATTCATGAATACGGCCGGAAAACGCGCCCTGTAGCGAATTGATCGCCGAGCGTGCGGCCTGAGCCGAGCTGGCGTCGATGAGATCGGCAATAGCCTCTGCCTGGGCCAAATCCAGTTTGTCGTTAAGAAAGGCGCGTTCCGAAAACTCGCCGGGGCGCGCAATGCGCACGCCGGGCATCGCGACGATACGCTGTAGCAACAAATCCAATATGACTGGGCCGCCATGGCCCTGCAATTCCAGGACATCTTCGCCGGTAAAGGAGTGGGGGCCGGGAAAAAACAGCGCGATGCCCTGATCAAGCGTCGTGCCGTCGTCGTCGCGAAAGGGCAGATATTCAGCCTGACGCGGTCGCGGCAGCTTGCCCAGCAGCGCGCGGGCTACCGGGGCGGCTAAGGGGCCGGAGACGCGCAATATGCCGACGCTGCCGCGTCCGGGCGGAGTAGCAAGGGCAGTAATGGTATCCGTCTGGCTCATTGAAACGCTCGCTTTGCGCCGCGGGGCGCGGTTGTAAAAAATAAAGGCGGTCATATTGATGACCGCCTTATCAGCGTGGCTATCTGGCCGGGCATGCGCTGTTACTTGGCTTTTTTATCCCTGCTATGCAGGCCGCGCTTTTCCAGGCCGCGATAAATAAGCTGCTGCTGGATGATGGTCACCAGGTTGCTGACGATATAGTACAACACCAGACCTGACGGGAACCACAGGAAGAACACGGTGAAAATGACCGGCATAAAAGTCATGATCTTCTGCTGCATCAGATCAGTGACGGTGGTGGGCGACATCTTCTGGATGAAGAACATGGTAATGCCCATCAAGAGCGGCAGGATGTAGTACGGGTCTTGTGCCGACAGGTCATGGATCCACAGCGCGAACGGCGCATGGCGCAATTCAATGGAGCCTGACAGCATGTAATAAAGCGCTAGAAAGATGGGCATCTGGATCACCAGTGGCAGACAGCCGCCCAGCGGATTGACCTTTTCCGCCTTGTACAGCGCCATCATTTCCTGGCTTTGCCGTTGCTTATCGTCACCCAGACGCTCGCGCATCGCCGCCAGTTTCGGTTGCAGCATCCGCATCTTGGCCATCGAGGTGTACTGCGCCTTGGTCAGCGGGTACATGATGCCGCGCACGATGAAGGTGATGATAATGATGGAGAAGCCCCAGTTGCCGATATAGCTGTGGATGAATTTCAGCAGCTTGAACAGCGGTTGGGAAATAAACCATAGCCAGCCGTAATCGACCGCCAGATCCAGATGCGGGGCTATGGCCGCCATCTTGTCCTGAATCTCAGGACCGAGCCACAACGTGGCTTTAAGCTCACTTTGGCCGCCGGCCGCGACGGTGACGGGGGCGGATTTGAAGCCGACCGCCGCCAGGCCGTTGCCTAAGTCCGAGGTGTAGAACGTGTTTTTACCCGGAGTGAAAGGCACCCAGGCCGTGGCGAAATACTGCTGGAGCATGGCGACCCAGCCGCCTTCGGTGCTGACGCTCAGGTTCTCGCCTTTGATATCCTTGAAGCTGTACTTCTGATATTTGTCGTCGGTGGTGGAATAGGCCGCGCCACGGTAGGTGTGCAGCGCGAAGTTGCTGCTGTCGGTATTACGCGCCTTGGGCAAATCAATGGATTGCTTCAACTGACCGAATAACGTCAGCTCGAGCGGCTGCGCGCTGGCGTTATTAATATCGTAATTGACATTCAACGCGAAATCGCCGCGTTTCAGAATAAAGGCCTTGGTGTACACCACGCCGTCAGGGGTGGTGTAGGTCAACGGCACGCGCAATTCGCTCTGGTTATCCGCCAGAACATAGGTGTCCTGGTTCGTGGTAAACAGCGGGCGCTCGCCGTTGGCGGGATTGTCCGGGCCGTTTTTGCCTGTCAGGCCGCTTTGCGCCTGATAGACGAATTCCGGGGACGTTTCCAGCAAATGGAAAGGCTGCGGTGAACCCAGTTTAT from Sodalis glossinidius str. 'morsitans' includes these protein-coding regions:
- the mnmE gene encoding tRNA uridine-5-carboxymethylaminomethyl(34) synthesis GTPase MnmE; translated protein: MSQTDTITALATPPGRGSVGILRVSGPLAAPVARALLGKLPRPRQAEYLPFRDDDGTTLDQGIALFFPGPHSFTGEDVLELQGHGGPVILDLLLQRIVAMPGVRIARPGEFSERAFLNDKLDLAQAEAIADLIDASSAQAARSAINSLQGAFSGRIHELVKALTNLRIYVEAAIDFPDEEIDFLSEGKIEASLNDVIARLERVRTEARQGSLLREGMKVVIAGKPNAGKSSLLNALAGREAAIVTAIAGTTRDVLREHIHLDGMPLHIIDTAGLRNAGDEVERIGIERAWREIEQADHVLLMVDGAATPLSDPDMLWPAFIARLPSGMPVTVVRNKADLTGESVAISDISGYLLITLSAQSGVGMDLLRTHLKQSMGFTGGTEGGFLARRRHLDALETAATHLQQGKEQLVSACYGELLAEELRLAQQSLSEITGEFSSDDLLGRIFSSFCIGK
- the yidC gene encoding membrane protein insertase YidC; the encoded protein is MDSQRNLLVIALLFVSFMIWQAWQTDHAPTPTAQTTQQTANTTAADPNSQGVPASGQGQLITVKTDVLSLKINTRGGDIEQAFLLSYPDKLGSPQPFHLLETSPEFVYQAQSGLTGKNGPDNPANGERPLFTTNQDTYVLADNQSELRVPLTYTTPDGVVYTKAFILKRGDFALNVNYDINNASAQPLELTLFGQLKQSIDLPKARNTDSSNFALHTYRGAAYSTTDDKYQKYSFKDIKGENLSVSTEGGWVAMLQQYFATAWVPFTPGKNTFYTSDLGNGLAAVGFKSAPVTVAAGGQSELKATLWLGPEIQDKMAAIAPHLDLAVDYGWLWFISQPLFKLLKFIHSYIGNWGFSIIIITFIVRGIMYPLTKAQYTSMAKMRMLQPKLAAMRERLGDDKQRQSQEMMALYKAEKVNPLGGCLPLVIQMPIFLALYYMLSGSIELRHAPFALWIHDLSAQDPYYILPLLMGITMFFIQKMSPTTVTDLMQQKIMTFMPVIFTVFFLWFPSGLVLYYIVSNLVTIIQQQLIYRGLEKRGLHSRDKKAK